The following is a genomic window from Manihot esculenta cultivar AM560-2 chromosome 9, M.esculenta_v8, whole genome shotgun sequence.
TTCAGTAAGTTTGTCATCGGGATTTCAACCACAAATTCTTCCTAATTCTTTTTACACTGCTGTGTTCGCTGCTGTTGCTGTTGAGAAAAGGGATTGACGATTGCAGAAAACAGAGTataaaattagttatttaaatttatacggTACTGAAATTAGATATTATATCagatatctaaaaaaatatagcTAACCGAAATGAATTTTGGAACTGACAACTTTATTCAGAAATTACAATATATTTGACAATCTAATATGCTATTCACTTCAATACGCTGCAATAATAATTCAAGAACTTTTAAATAGGTATTacaaaaaaactaataaaacataaagaaaatgCTGCCATTATAGTGAACTTGACTTGATTCAATATCAGACAAAAAAATAGAACCTACAAAATTTGAACAAAAACAACTAACAaagactaaattaaattaacgtTAATCATGTGCTAATTTTAAACCAATCTTCAACATTATATTCCCCCAGTGTCCAATGTATCTATTTGCAAGTCGTTCCTAAATCTGCCGCTGCACTATCTGCAAGCTATGAAGTCCTAAAGACTACCATCTTGAAGAGCTAAAACAGCATGTGATATGTGCTTCAGCTATACAAGCACAGACCAGATGTTTCAATCTGAAGGAAGTGTAACAGCTATTTCGTTGACATACTAAACACCATTCCTCCCAAAAGGAGTATAACCAAGTTCGCGTAACAACATACAAACTGTTTAATCCCCTTTTCTGATATTCAAAATACGACAGAGTAATGTACAGGGGATTTCCCCCATAGAAGTTAAGCAAATTAAGGCAAAGGAAAGGTTCACAACCTGATGAACAAAAGCTCTATAGAGTCTTGATCAAAACAAGCTTGGAGCCTTGGACTAATACATACAAAAAAGCCTACTAAGAAGTTTTCAAGTTTCAAGCTTAGCTTTCGGAAACTCGATAATCCTTTTGAATTTGCAATGCAAGAATGAATATTCCAAATTTAGCCCTGTACTTGTTTGTTGACATATTCTAAGAAGTGTTGTGAATTTGCTAAAGAAAGACAAAACCTAAACCCTCTTAAAATTGAGAAGCCTTACATCATAGAGACCAGCTGTATTAATAATGTTTAACTGGACATTCTATTACTTTCCTCTTCCTTCCCCTTTTACAACACATTCCCTAAAACAGAACAAAACAAATGCAAGATTACTGATGTAGAATCAAGAAGACGGGTGCATCATTTATCACacatatcaaattaaattgtatGAAAGCTCAAAGAAGAAGAGACAAAAAGAATCATGGCATGACGGAAGTGCTAGTTTCTAAGAATCATGAAACAGAAAGCGATTTCCGGTTCCCTACAAAGGCATGGGAAGATCAGGAAATGCCGTTATGCAGCTACAAAAGCCAGGAAAGATTCTACAGGACAAGGAACTGacataaattataaaacaaCCCTGAACTTTGAATAGGAGTAGAGTCTaaacacaaataaaaaaaattaaaaaataacttttgagTATTGTGATTGTCTAACGCCTTGCGCTGGTTCACAGGTAGCAACGATACCATACCAATTGTAGGTATAAATTAATACAAATaacttttgaatttattttcaatttggcTCAAAATATTAACTCAAAttacttaataattaatttttgcaCCCATCAATTTTTGTGTAACTAATCGACTATGAAACGctacaaatattaaatttataaaaattttttgagTATTAGCTCTCCATTATATTAATTGTTAGAAAAAAATGATAGTTAATTGTTGCAACTATTGTTGTTATAGTAATTCTTCAAAATATAACAGAACTATgaaaattataaacaataattatgtaattttttttcaaaagggTTGGAAGtgaaagataaaaagaaaagaataaaaactttataaaatttagagtaaaactgacattattttaaaatgattaaataaaGATTTATTGATGGAAAATATCTATTGATAATGAACTCTCTGAGATATTCCTTcaaatcattttatatttaaactaaaatcTTTCACaatataacaataaaaaatattgtaatatTTCTATTTCTAACCCATTTAAGCAAGCTATTTTATAACAGTAGCTATATACACGATTGGGAAATTCAAGCACCGTAACTACAAGTGATCCAGAAATTAATTAGCCAATCAACTTAGTTTCTACTTTAACCTTCTAAATTAACCAATGATCAGTTAATCATATGTTCTACAcacacccaaaaaaaaaaagattctcTAATTCGCATTCACTTTCCACGAAACCAAACAGAACAATCAACATCAAATGAATGCACCAAAAATCATAAATGAGAGAAAAGCAACACAATACCTGAGAGGTATAGATGAAGGAAGAGGATTAAGTTCCTGAGATATACAAAAGCGAGAAGTTATTTCTTCATTCGCTAGAGAAGGAAGTATACTGGTGAAGATTGAGAGTAAGTAAAACCCTAGCTCAACAAATACTCCTTTAAGGGCCGACGGAGAAGTGATCTTCCAGGTTCGAGAAAAGTAATACGACGCCATTGTCGATGTTTGAAGAGATCGGAGACCAGCTCGAACGGCCTGCCTAGTGCCATACCTTAATCTCATTGTTCTCTAGCGGGTGAGCATTATTtggtttatttttaaattgaaaatttgataAATGTAAATATCTGATTTTTCTCGGTTTAATTAActgaaattaaatagttaaatagaAGAAGATCTCAAATTGGGAAGGATTTCACACATATAAAGCctgactatttttattttttggatttCTCAATGTGAGACTATTTGTGCCTGGTTGACAGTTCAAAGTTTACAAGCAGGATTAGAAGAGAGGCTAATGATCCAGAGTGAATCACCAGCAACTTGCTCATCATTATCGTTTCTATACCATCTCCATTGAGCATGCGTTGCATTCACCACCTCAAGTTGCCCATGCCCAAAGCTTGCCTCTCTGAAAACTGAAATTGCTGGCTTTGGTTCTATATAACTGCAGTGCACAAGGAAATTAACACAAATCTCTTagtacaataaataaataaataaataattggtGTGTATTCGAGTTGCTATGTTATATATGTAATCGAATTTCAAAACCTCAACCgttaatgaaattaatttactGGTCCAACAAGCTATTAATCAATTAAACAGACAAAAATGAGCATAACTATTGAAATTAATTATCTTACTCTGAAGCAAGGCCTTCACGGTTGCCACCATCTCCAATAGTTATATGAACAGGACCACAGTCGTCTGCTTTCCCTTGGTAAACACGAGtctgtaaaaaagaaaaataaataaataaatacaaatgtACAAAGCGTGTGTAACTTATGGCTTCTTTTAGAATAAACCATTTGTAAGAGTACATGAATTCtatttatgtttaaataatttttgaagtACTAAACAGGAGTACAAAATAATTCAGTGGCATGTATATAGAAGAGGGCTAGCGAGATTGCTTACAAATCGCTCGTATGCATGCACATGTCCAGCGAAAACAACATCTACTCGAGCTTGGTAAAGCAATCCTTCCATGAATTGCTTCATATCAACTGACTCAGGCTCACCTTGATGTGCAGTATTAGAATTATACCAAGGTGCATGGATCAGAACAATAATCCATGGAGTCTTAGCCCTGTCAACCTTGGCTAAATCAGCTTGCAGCCACTTGTACTGAGGTGATTGTGGATCAAAATCTGTGTATGAACCCAACATAATTACATGCACACCAGAAGCTACGTTAAAAGAGTAGAATAGATTGGAATTGGACTCGCTTTCTTCGAATGGCATCTGCCATCTAGCATTGTATGCTGTGAATGTGCTTGTATGGAGAACTGGGAGCTTCTCAACTTCATGGTTGCCCTGTGTGACCATCCAAGGCCGCTGGCTCGCCAGTGGCTCCACCTGCCGGCCAAATGAGTCCCACAGCTGCTGTATCCTGTCGGCATATGATAAATCCCCCGGTAGAAGCAACACCTCGTAGTCTGATTTTGATATGTGATCAAGAGTTGACTGAGTCCAACCAGTTTGTCCAAGATCACCTTCCTCATAACAACATATGATTCAATatacaaatataatattatttcaaaaaattaattaacatatAATGGAATTTGATGAAAGTTTGGAAATTAAATATACCTGCAATGGCGAATTTGACAGGAAGTTGAGCTGGTGGGGTTTTGAAACTGAACTGGCGTGCTGAATTAGAGCTGCAACGGTAATAATAAACAGTGTTCGGATTGAGTGGACCGATGACGACATTATGAATTTCGCCGGAATTATAGGTAATGTAGCGATAAGAAGATGAAGTTCCATTGGCAGAGCTGCTGTATACTCCAGGAGATGTACCATAGTCTACTATTGATGGAGTTGGATCATCTGTAATCCATGATATTCTCATTTTATCTTCACCAACCATTGATATATGCACCTGCATTTTCAATGGTCACCAGTAATCAAATCAGATATTCAATAATCCATCCCAGTCTTTTCAATAGCATTTATTCATTAGAATTAGATACATTTGTCGCCGGtttgacattttaaaattttatgataatattaatattatttatattattaattaactttACACCTAATTTTCACACctaattttatgataaaaacTTTACACctaattttatgataaaaacTGCCCATACGGTAGAGTGCCAgcaattaattaactttacaCCTAATTTTCACAAAATTAATCtcatttttcctttctttttgaaattatcttattttatttatatatttaaattagaaataattCTCCTTTGTATGATATTTTACTTAATAATTTAATGTAATCTATTTTTgtattagaaataaaatttattagttttaaaaatattttaataatataaattatttaatttatattataactaTATAAGTGAAAggtaaataaaatgaattttttattttaaacttccatttgtgaaaaataatttttctaataattatttaatttaatttaaaataatatatattataaattgatagATAGATATGTTAATatgatttttaagaaaatttatatgttgatataaaagaaatatcatattttataggaaataatattataaatttttcttcaaaaataataaagtgAAATTTTCTCTAAGTCATGCATTCATTAAATATTCCAAGGCTTCTTTCATTAAACaaaaattagtttttatattatatatttattagaatTTATTAATCTGCCTCTAAAATGttcctataattttttaaatagaaatttcatcaaatgcaatatttaaaattaccaccaatattattaaaatatatgaaatattagagaaaataaaattagcgagaaattaaattttatatctatttattCTCTAtccaataaaataaaagaatttttggttacaaattattattttaagctgtaaataattcttttttaaaaatatatctcTATTAAATTGCTCCTATTTTGGCAAGGACAACTTTGTTACCAATTAGTCCCACATTTTATAATTAGGTTGACCCATATTTTGGCAAGGACAACTTTGTTGCCAATTAGTCTTTAATTTTAGGAGTTTTCAACCCTTTTATCTCTTATTTTATACTCAGATCAAATATTGattattatttgataaaattataattaaataattaatatttttgttttattggGCTTAGCTCAGCAACCAATGAATTTagtaaaacttaaaagattccAGTTTAATATTCTAATTTTCCATCCCTAGACCCTAATGAAGAAgagcttaaaaaaaaaaggacctCTGTTCCCACGTAACCTTACGCCCCCACCCAACCCCCTCTCTCTGTAGTACTTGTATGGCTTCTCGCCAACCGGTTTGACTTTATGAGCCAAACGTCTTCATCAGGAAATCATTTTCTTCCTTATacttatcaaatttaaaaatgcttcttaattttatttttttctttttcccttctGGTGATCTAACTCCGTCTAATTCTAACTACATATCTCAAAGAAGCCTAGTATTCATTCAatgtttttcctttctttttcttctactTTAACATATAATTTTCTGTAAAATCCAATCAGTGAACAAACAACAGGGTTCATAAATATAGAAAACTAGCAAAAAGATACAGGACTAATTAACATTAACGAGAAAAATGTAATGTCACCTGTTGTGGAGTTGTGGAATCGTCATCACCAGCATCTTCCGATAGTTTCACGTAGACGTTTCTACGCCGCGGCGGCCGATTGTAAGATAATGCGCATACGAAGATTCCGGCGAGAAGTAACGCAATGAGAAGCAGCCCTTGCCTGTAGGCCATGATTTCTAATCGATAAACTAGaacttgaagaagaagaagaagaagaagaagaagaagaagaagtagtcTAGTAGTATCTCTAAAACGTGTGAAAGGTGCCCTTAAATAGAGTAACTGAATTTGCTCCTTCGGCAgtgctatttatttatttttcatttctgATAATAGCTAGCTGTCTCACTGCCATGTATGCtgtgttttcttaaaatttctTTATGCGTTGATGGGACAGCTGGAGAGAAGTTATAGGGACACGTATGAGAGGGTATATTCCAAGCATATTTggcatttaatttaatttccacGCTGGAATTTTCTTTTGTATTTAAGTCGAATGTGATTGGTTGGTTGCAAGATTTCGTCACGGTGCCGATGTTGTAGGTTGAGGTTGGCCTCTCGTAGTGTTTCTGCATTGCGGCGACGGTTTCCGTGATTGATGCGTGCTTTTGTCAACTTGGTCAGACACGAGTTTGGTCctacttattatttatttatttagaattatttataaataattcatatgtaattttacatatttatgTAAATTTGATTTCGACAAGAATTATTCTGCATATGATGGTTTTAATCTAATGGATTTACGCTTTATATAATCGAGTCATTCTAAATCGATTGGCCAAGAATCACGTttgtttttagatttttttaaatcgaGTTTCACTCTATTTTCTTTGTGGATTGTCTTTtcaaaagttttaaatatttaaaaagcatgataaaaaaattaaaagttttgcaTAAATTCCTTATTTATTTGATacaaatgattttataaaaacaattaaataaatttttataaactaaaaatcatgcataatgaaaaaaattttaagttaaaattttgttatttttaattagaaaattataaaaaaattaattaaattgaattcttatGAAAAGTATAAGTTAATTTAAAGATATAAGTtcaattaaatttctatattgTTACTTAAGAATcaaacaaatttaatttaattttttaaccaattaaatctttatacttttattcaagtgtaaaataaattttcatttaatataatattattttattaataataaaatattatttttaataataaaaatttttttatactaaaattttatttttgtaaatttaaaatttatttattatatttacatatttttaaaaaattttatgttaattgAAATTGTTGTTCAAGATAAAGGAAAGTGAATGGttcattttatcaatttttcaatACTTACTAAAGCTAAAATGAACATTATGCCTACTAATTTTGAGTGTGAAAAGGTAAAGGATtcaaataagttttttaaatattttctttgaaaattttgaaaagtaCTTAACAACAGATATATCaataaacaacaaaaacaattaAAGGAACACAGAGATTAAAATAGCAAgtcaattttatcaaatttttatgaatattaatTCAAActtgtaaatatatataaatttaaaagtaaaaaaaataagagagaaaaaaaattagatatagAGATTTTAAAGTGATTTGATAAACTTAGTCTGCGTCTGCTCTTCTAAAATCTTTTCTTAAAACTTCACTCCACTAAACCTCTTTTAACGGGTAAGAGAATAGTCTTTTATACAAATAGCAAGTTTATCGGGTATTTGTGGACCTTTACACGTTTAATTCACACTCAAACTCTCACTTAAGTTTCAACAGATGTTTAGAACCTCTATCAAGTGATCACATACTTGATTAACTTTATatagattttgattttaaaaaaaaaatactctcaacaatttttatcaaatatagcataaatgttaataaaatgagagagaaaatttgtAAATGAAGATAGATGTGAGAATGAAAAGTTTTTAATACAAATGCTCTTAAAGATTCGATGTTTTTGTTACTCATTTATAAAATAGATTTAATctcttaaaaacttttctttcttatcTATAGAGATAATTTAacgataataattttgaaaaaaaaatctagcTGTTAAACTATTTGAAAATCCCGCAGACTGAGTTACTTTCATAGTCTGAAAGtagttaattaaaattagtaCTGATAGAAATTagatatctaaatttaaattatttttaaaattagatgTCTAATTTTAGCTTttcaaaacattttaaaaaaataatttaaaatattttttttttatttttttaaaaataaaataagatggATAATTTCATTATTGACATATCAACTCACTCATTCTTTTACCGTAAAccctaaaaataattttgtttacTTCTTTTTATCTCGTATtactttatgaattttttttttcaatatagaGAAGTTCCTTGTTTCTTGAATGCGTTCCGGATATTCTATTTTTGCTACTAAAGATtgttaaaatcatcaaaatcaaactgttttaaaatttatgagatcaacagaaatattaaattctttaaaataaaaatcatattttattataaaaataatattttattataaaaaattatattatattatattataacttatttaatcataataaaaatacagaGAATTAATCAGCCAAAAAACTTAAGTTGCGCTTATTTAATATTTGAGAAAAAATTATATGACCGTAATTAAACTTATTTCCGTTAATTTACTCTATAGACACTCATACGAAGAAAAATATATCATTAGTgatattaaatcttaatatcCTATTATCcttttaaaaataagttatagatttaaatgtaaataaaaaaaataattttatgaaaaatgatTTGCATGCTGTGATATCGATTTAAATATGTCTAGACTCGGATAGCTAATGACATGAAtgaattattgaattaaaataattaaatttagttattttgtaGATATATTCGgtttagtttaattatttattaataattttttaaacattttaatttttcaaaatattgaTTCAATTATCTTTAACTTAATAACTAAAGTAATCTAATCAACTAAACTTTtacttaattaatatatttatcataatttattaataaaatattatttatggttaatatttttatgatttatgaataatattaaatttgtaaGTCATTAGTTTACCAAAATAAGTTGTATGGTTCCTTTTTCGCATTAAATTTATGGATACAGTGTTTCATTATCACTTTCATAAGATCATAGATGATTTTTAATAACATCCGACACACTTTGACATGGCCTATCTTATTGTTTAGAATAAATTAtctgtaagaaaaaaaaaatcaaaatctttTTGAATGAAATTGACTTTTACCTGTGAGAATTAAAAAGCTTGGAATCGAATATTCTTAGTTCAGCTTTTATATTGGATCAGCTGCTGCATGACTGCTGGTTATAACTATAACTAACTAACTGATTAACTAACCGACTAACAGATACTAAAATAACTTTTACACCCCACAAGCTGGAGAATGTATATCAATCATTCCCAGCTTGGCTACTAAGTATTGAAATGGTGAAACTGCAAGAGCTTTGGTGTAGATATCTGTAAGTTGATCTTGAGAAGAGACAGGTAGTAGACAAATAAGGTCATAAGAAACTTTCTCTCTAACAATGTTGACAGTTTATTTCAATGGGTTTAGTTTTTTCATAAATTGTGGGATTGGCTGCAATATAAAGGGCAGATTAGTTGTCTCAATATATATTGGCAGGAAAAGGATGATGTACGTGAAGGTCTTGCAGCAGATACATGAGCCATTAAACTTCATAGGTGACTCATACTAATGCCTTGTATTCTGCTTCTAAGGAGGATCTTGACACTATGTGCTGCTTTTTAGATTTCCAGCTAATTAGAGAATGTCTGAGGTAGACTAAAAAATTAGGGATAAATCTTCTTGTATCTAAACAACCAGCCCAATCTGAGTCACTAAAGGCTTTTAAGTGAGTTGTGGAGGTAAATGGGAAAACAATCCTTTGCCATGTGCACttttgacatatctgagtactCTGTGAAGTACTTGTAGATGTACAGAAGAAGTTGGTTTAGCTAGGAACTGGCTTAACTGTTGGATTGCAAAGCTAATGTCAGGCTTAGTGGTGGTTAAGTAAAGCAgccttcctaccaatctctcGTAAGCAGAGGATCATATAAAGGATATTCCATGCTGGTGCTTAACTTCAAGTGATTATCTATAGGAGTAGATGTGGGTTTAGCAGCCAAGTAACGAGTATCATTTAAAATCGGGAAAATcactttgtagtccctgaggtttaacgtaattaacacttttgtccctctattttggcgacccaacacttaagtccctcactttcctttctgtccaaattcgtagtccttccgtcaaaaatagccgtttgggacacgtgaattgacaaaattaaccctcttcttcttcttcttcttcttcttcttcttcttcttcctaccatttctacaactttttcttcttcttcttcttctttcttcttcttcttcttcctactctttctgcagctttttcttcttcttcttcttcttcctactctttctacagctttttcttcttcttcttcttcttcttcttcttcttcttcttcctactctttctacagct
Proteins encoded in this region:
- the LOC110608048 gene encoding probable purple acid phosphatase 20 isoform X2 translates to MVHLLEYTAALPMELHLLIATLPIIPAKFIMSSSVHSIRTLFIITVAALIQHASSVSKPHQLNFLSNSPLQEGDLGQTGWTQSTLDHISKSDYEVLLLPGDLSYADRIQQLWDSFGRQVEPLASQRPWMVTQGNHEVEKLPVLHTSTFTAYNARWQMPFEESESNSNLFYSFNVASGVHVIMLGSYTDFDPQSPQYKWLQADLAKVDRAKTPWIIVLIHAPWYNSNTAHQGEPESVDMKQFMEGLLYQARVDVVFAGHVHAYERFTRVYQGKADDCGPVHITIGDGGNREGLASDYIEPKPAISVFREASFGHGQLEVVNATHAQWRWYRNDNDEQVAGDSLWIISLSSNPACKL
- the LOC110608048 gene encoding probable purple acid phosphatase 20 isoform X1: MAYRQGLLLIALLLAGIFVCALSYNRPPRRRNVYVKLSEDAGDDDSTTPQQVHISMVGEDKMRISWITDDPTPSIVDYGTSPGVYSSSANGTSSSYRYITYNSGEIHNVVIGPLNPNTVYYYRCSSNSARQFSFKTPPAQLPVKFAIAGDLGQTGWTQSTLDHISKSDYEVLLLPGDLSYADRIQQLWDSFGRQVEPLASQRPWMVTQGNHEVEKLPVLHTSTFTAYNARWQMPFEESESNSNLFYSFNVASGVHVIMLGSYTDFDPQSPQYKWLQADLAKVDRAKTPWIIVLIHAPWYNSNTAHQGEPESVDMKQFMEGLLYQARVDVVFAGHVHAYERFTRVYQGKADDCGPVHITIGDGGNREGLASDYIEPKPAISVFREASFGHGQLEVVNATHAQWRWYRNDNDEQVAGDSLWIISLSSNPACKL